CCTGAGCCTCTTGAGAGAGTTTTGGGCAAATCTTTATTTATTGAAAATGTTATGATTGTTGGTCAAGATCAAAAATTTTTGGGGGCTATTATTGTGCCTAATTTTGATAATCTTGAAAAATGGGCAAATTCTAGTGGAGTGTCTTTTTCTTCTAAGGGTGATTTATTGGCCAATGAGGATGTTAACAAACTTTATTCTAAGCATATCTCAGACACTATTAACACTAAATTAGGTTTTAAAAATTTTGAAAAAATAGTAGGTTTTGTTTTACTTCAGGAGCCTTTTTCAATTGGGGAAGAGCTTACCAATACTCTTAAGTTAAAAAGATATTATATAACCAAAAAGTATGAAGATAAAATAAGATTAATTTTTAGCAAAAGTGACTTAGATTTAAACGGATATTAGACAAGAAAATATTACAAAATTTTCTTGTCTACATCTTTAACATATAAGGAATATTGAGTAGGTGCATGCAATTTTTTATTGTTTGTAATATGGCTTTTAAAAATTCGATTCTTGCGGCTGTTAAATCAGTATTGTTTATATCTATTACTTTAACTTCTTGGTAGTATGCGCTAAAATGCTTTGCAAGTGAGTATGAATAGCTGGCAAGTATTGAAGGGTTTAAATCTTTTGCTGCCTTGATTATATTTTCTTCTAATTCTGATATAATTTTAATAATTTCCCACTCTTTTTCATGTTTTAAAAGTTCAAAATCAATTTTTTCCATTATAGGAATAGAAAGTGCATTATATTTCTCAAGAATGCTATTAATTCTTGCTCCAACGTATTGAATATATGGTCCAGAATTTCCTGTGAAAGATAGACTTTCTTTTTTATTAAATACAATATCTTTATGTATAGCTGATTTTAGCAGATAATAGTGAATTGCTCCTAGTACAATATTTAAAGCATTTTTTTTAGCATTCTCTTTATTCTCAATTTTTTGTGTAATTTCAGGCATTATTGATTCCATTAGGTCTAAAATTAAATTATCTGCGTCAATTACATTGCCTTCTCTTGATTTCATTTTACCATCAATAAGATTAACCATTCCGTGTGACAAATGAATAAGTTTTTTGTTTTTAGAAATTCCCAATTTTTCTGATACAAAAAATAAACTTTTGAAGTGCTGAATTTGTTCGTTTCCAACTACATAAATCATTTCTTCAAAATTAAATTCTTTTCCTCTAACTGCTATATTTCCTAAATCTTGGGTAAGATAAATAGATGTTCCGTTTGATCTTAAGAGTACTTTTTGTTTTACTTTAGTGTCTGCTTTTTCGCCTGAGTCAAAGGGTAAGTCAATACATATTGCGCC
Above is a genomic segment from Borreliella mayonii containing:
- the argS gene encoding arginine--tRNA ligase, which translates into the protein MNKSVKKKIKDEIGIIVANLALSNNIKLDKININIQKPPKSDLGDISILIFELSKTLKLPIATISEEIIKTLKAKYEIKAIGPYLNIKISRKEYISNTIQMVNTQKDTYGTSKYLDNKKIILEFSSPNTNKPLHVGHLRNDVIGESLSRILKAVGAKITKINLINDRGVHICKSMLAYKKFGNDITPEKAFKKGDHLIGDFYVKYNEYSQENENAEKEIQNLLLKWEQKDASTIELWEKLNKWAIEGIKETYKITNTFFDKIYLESEIFEIGKNVVLEGLEKGFCYKREDGAICIDLPFDSGEKADTKVKQKVLLRSNGTSIYLTQDLGNIAVRGKEFNFEEMIYVVGNEQIQHFKSLFFVSEKLGISKNKKLIHLSHGMVNLIDGKMKSREGNVIDADNLILDLMESIMPEITQKIENKENAKKNALNIVLGAIHYYLLKSAIHKDIVFNKKESLSFTGNSGPYIQYVGARINSILEKYNALSIPIMEKIDFELLKHEKEWEIIKIISELEENIIKAAKDLNPSILASYSYSLAKHFSAYYQEVKVIDINNTDLTAARIEFLKAILQTIKNCMHLLNIPYMLKM